Part of the Candidatus Micrarchaeota archaeon genome, ATTACGCCAGTAAATCCGGTATTCCGTATGTGATAATGATAGGCGAGGATGAGATAAGACAGAACAAACTCAAGTTGAAGGATATGAAAACAGGTGAAGAAACCGTTGTTACGGTTGAAGAAGCGGTTTACAAACTAAAAAGTTCATAAGTACCCCATCAGCGAAAGAAGACCTAGGGTACCGGCTCCTCCGACGCCGAACAGTGCAACGATGATCAACGTGCATGCATTGATAGGTATGTTTGCACCGAACAGATCGAACAAAAGGATCAACAGGACACCCAGTATCAGGTTAGCAACCAATCTTTTGATCACAGAAAACGATGTGCAGACAAGTAGACCTATACCCAATGCTGCCGCAACGATTATCAACAGAGCGATACCGATGAACATCATATTATGTTCACCTATTTCGGACCTTGGTGTGGTAAGGGCCGCGGCCGAGATTCCCGGTAATCTTTCGAACTCGGACTAGAGGATCCACAGTCCTCTGTGCTGCCATTACACCACCGCGGCCATCCGATTAAATAATTCTATCCCACTATTTAAAACTTTTCTGTCTGTTCGTTTAGTGTGTGTTGTCCTGAAT contains:
- a CDS encoding pro-sigmaK processing inhibitor BofA family protein, with product MMFIGIALLIIVAAALGIGLLVCTSFSVIKRLVANLILGVLLILLFDLFGANIPINACTLIIVALFGVGGAGTLGLLSLMGYL